In Enterobacter cloacae, the following are encoded in one genomic region:
- a CDS encoding porin — protein sequence MNLTRIAFAFVTLGVSASIWATDNNGIASSAIQSDAGYISPFISDSHLTLSAKNYWKYLKEDIANPKHVHSAWGQGVAVDYQSGYFADIIGVDAVYYSAIKLGASDYFNSRGILYNKGKGNKKGNAEGFSKFGQRNIKMKYALGDTQLNARWGWQTFKNYGVISSSTRLSPTTYSGISGGAVYGDVALHGAYLENAMERNSPEKVHFQTNTGRDIDSLVGGDVKWKTPLMDVQYAYGESQNYLRRQLLFSNLRPLPRLNIGSQIYATQALDDYRAMPANKRDFDDQAWHFALDITWKADRWSNKWGIGYTDASKANEIGFYPRHLSKNSRGTFISMAYAGDDYMRDGELVMADMADYQLTPALTVGLVGNIAQFNYKGNHVRSGEINAFSRWVPTDPVFKNLTVWAMVGPGWSYKSKGKTPVLTDGHYTRAHTLASEIIIEYRFNMF from the coding sequence ATGAATCTGACACGTATCGCTTTTGCGTTTGTTACGCTTGGGGTTTCTGCATCTATTTGGGCCACCGACAATAATGGAATTGCATCTTCAGCTATCCAGTCTGATGCAGGGTATATTTCCCCTTTTATTTCCGATTCGCATTTAACACTGTCTGCCAAGAATTACTGGAAATATCTGAAGGAGGATATCGCCAACCCTAAACATGTGCACAGTGCGTGGGGGCAGGGGGTCGCCGTTGACTATCAATCCGGGTATTTTGCTGACATTATCGGTGTTGATGCTGTTTATTATAGCGCCATAAAATTAGGTGCAAGTGATTACTTTAATTCTCGTGGTATTCTGTACAACAAGGGCAAAGGAAATAAAAAAGGCAATGCGGAAGGGTTTTCTAAATTTGGTCAACGCAATATTAAAATGAAGTATGCGCTGGGCGACACACAACTGAATGCCCGCTGGGGCTGGCAGACATTCAAGAACTATGGCGTGATTTCAAGTTCCACCCGACTCTCTCCAACCACTTACTCCGGTATTAGCGGTGGGGCGGTCTACGGAGATGTGGCACTTCACGGGGCGTATTTAGAAAACGCGATGGAACGTAATTCGCCAGAAAAGGTACATTTCCAGACCAATACCGGGCGGGATATTGATTCTCTGGTTGGAGGGGATGTGAAGTGGAAAACACCGCTGATGGATGTTCAGTATGCGTATGGCGAAAGCCAAAACTATCTGCGCCGCCAGCTGTTGTTTAGCAACCTCAGGCCACTTCCACGGCTGAATATTGGCAGCCAAATCTACGCCACTCAGGCACTGGATGACTATCGCGCCATGCCCGCCAATAAACGCGATTTTGACGATCAAGCCTGGCATTTCGCCCTTGATATTACCTGGAAAGCAGACCGCTGGAGTAATAAATGGGGTATCGGCTATACCGATGCCAGTAAAGCCAATGAAATTGGTTTCTATCCACGCCATCTGAGTAAAAACTCGCGTGGAACGTTTATCTCAATGGCTTACGCGGGTGATGATTACATGCGTGATGGTGAGTTGGTGATGGCCGACATGGCTGATTATCAGTTAACACCGGCGTTGACCGTGGGTCTGGTTGGTAACATTGCGCAGTTCAACTACAAGGGCAACCATGTCCGCTCCGGTGAGATTAACGCCTTCAGTCGCTGGGTTCCCACCGATCCGGTGTTTAAAAACCTGACGGTGTGGGCAATGGTTGGTCCTGGATGGTCATACAAAAGCAAGGGAAAAACACCGGTGCTTACCGACGGACACTACACGCGGGCACATACTCTAGCCTCTGAAATTATCATTGAGTACCGCTTTAATATGTTCTGA
- a CDS encoding phosphoglycerate mutase codes for MFLALLALVSVINSQMVMANNKSNAPGEQGVNIYIARHGKTFLNTFDRVQGWADSPLTDQGRQIARYLGEGMKNIHFDRFYSSDAGRQRETMAVILTQKGITDYHLNELPGLREVFFGSFEGARNKEMANAAAHKLGMADGGELFNAMMAGKIALRDSQNALASADPSGLAENYAQVKARTWAALGSIVERAKSQGDKNVLVISSGMSMQIMISDLTSDPARNKPIANAAVVKIVYKNGRYTVPEIGTLKYVDAGKKSLAGE; via the coding sequence ATGTTTCTTGCTTTACTGGCTCTGGTTAGCGTGATTAATAGCCAAATGGTGATGGCAAATAATAAGAGTAATGCCCCTGGTGAACAAGGCGTAAACATCTATATTGCACGTCATGGTAAAACGTTTTTAAATACATTTGATCGTGTTCAAGGATGGGCGGATTCCCCTCTTACCGATCAGGGTCGCCAGATCGCACGCTATTTAGGTGAGGGGATGAAAAATATTCATTTTGATCGTTTCTATTCCAGTGATGCCGGCAGGCAGCGTGAAACAATGGCAGTGATTTTAACTCAGAAGGGTATCACTGATTATCATCTAAATGAACTGCCAGGCCTACGTGAGGTTTTTTTTGGCAGTTTTGAAGGGGCGCGTAATAAAGAAATGGCCAATGCTGCTGCGCACAAGCTCGGCATGGCAGATGGTGGTGAATTATTCAATGCTATGATGGCTGGCAAAATCGCACTGCGCGATAGCCAGAATGCGCTGGCAAGCGCCGATCCCAGCGGTCTGGCAGAGAATTATGCGCAGGTAAAAGCGCGCACATGGGCTGCGTTGGGCAGCATTGTCGAACGGGCAAAATCTCAGGGTGATAAAAATGTTCTGGTTATTTCATCCGGTATGTCAATGCAAATCATGATCTCTGATTTGACCTCTGATCCGGCCAGAAATAAACCCATTGCCAATGCCGCAGTAGTGAAAATAGTGTATAAAAATGGCCGTTATACTGTGCCAGAGATCGGTACGTTGAAATATGTTGATGCAGGGAAGAAATCTCTCGCGGGTGAATGA
- a CDS encoding 5'/3'-nucleotidase SurE translates to MKITLLAATLLPMFACSAFAAPLKILIVNDDGCESPGSISLQEKLAAKGFDVWMVAPDTNQSGIGSAITFKTGKLFDVKKVTDKRFCFPGTPADAVDFGLQGVLKNSPPDLVISGVNDGPNTGMAQVNSGTVSAAARAIRYGYPAIAASIGYILSEQEMKNKWPSTHKYWSDSVNYVVEVVETLNARRTPGTALLPKGSGLSINYPALAKEEIKGVRYVENERFPVPQIGYELMANGQAKQTINPAALENTQNETDSGWLNKGYITYTLFDGSWDAPAFQAQYEALLKK, encoded by the coding sequence ATGAAAATAACTCTCCTCGCTGCAACGTTACTGCCCATGTTTGCCTGTTCTGCCTTCGCTGCGCCACTGAAAATACTGATTGTCAATGATGATGGTTGTGAATCTCCCGGCAGTATCTCATTACAGGAAAAGCTGGCAGCAAAAGGTTTTGATGTCTGGATGGTAGCCCCCGACACAAATCAGAGCGGTATTGGTTCAGCCATTACTTTTAAAACCGGTAAGCTGTTCGATGTCAAAAAAGTCACCGACAAACGTTTCTGCTTCCCCGGAACGCCCGCTGACGCCGTCGATTTCGGCTTGCAGGGCGTGCTGAAAAACAGCCCTCCGGACCTGGTAATTTCAGGCGTGAATGACGGCCCCAACACAGGGATGGCGCAGGTGAACTCCGGGACCGTCAGCGCAGCGGCACGAGCAATCCGCTACGGCTACCCGGCGATCGCCGCCAGTATCGGCTATATCCTTAGCGAACAAGAAATGAAGAACAAATGGCCAAGCACTCACAAGTACTGGTCCGACTCCGTTAATTATGTCGTGGAGGTCGTTGAAACCCTTAATGCCAGACGCACGCCAGGTACGGCGCTGCTGCCAAAAGGTTCTGGGCTGAGCATCAACTACCCTGCACTGGCAAAAGAGGAGATCAAAGGGGTGCGCTACGTCGAAAATGAAAGGTTCCCGGTGCCACAAATCGGTTATGAATTAATGGCCAACGGCCAGGCAAAACAGACCATCAACCCGGCCGCACTGGAAAACACGCAGAACGAGACTGATTCAGGTTGGCTCAATAAGGGATATATCACCTATACCCTGTTCGACGGATCCTGGGATGCACCCGCATTCCAGGCACAATACGAAGCATTGCTAAAAAAATAG
- a CDS encoding PTS beta-glucoside transporter subunit EIIBCA — MNMKFEELASDILRHVGGGENINSVVHCATRLRFKLKDDSLADAETLKANPDIIMVVESGGQFQVVVGNHVHDVWLALCQVAGISDDVPSRTEQSDNKGGLLAKFIDIVSGIFTPFLGVMAACGILKGFLALSLVCGWMTENSGTWRILFASGDALFYFLPMVLGYTAGKKFGGNPFLTMVIGGALIHPMMINAFHASADGATETFLGLPVVFINYASSVIPVIFAAWFCCWLERQCSKVLPSAVKNFLTPLICLSVTVPLTFLVIGPLATGLGELLAAGFQTIYKFAPWLAGSILGGLWQVCVIFGLHWGLIPLMMNNMAVVGHDPMLAILLPAVFGQVGAALGVFIKTRDQRLKALSGSAAVAGVFGITEPAVYGVTLPYRRPFIFGCVGGAIGGAIVGFSLSQVYSFGLASIFTLAQIIPTSGFDFTVWGAIIGVGVSFLFACLMTIVAGQPATSATSTPIQATITATLDENMVLAPLSGVTIALDEVPDATFASGLMGSGAAIIPSEGRVVAPFSGEVASLFSTRHAIGLLSNSGIEILIHVGIDTVKLNGEHFTAHVKEGDKIHPGELLITFDREAILSKGFDLSTPIILSNSDDFAGLEHQHETPYVNAGDPFLCVKR; from the coding sequence ATGAACATGAAATTTGAGGAACTGGCCAGCGATATCTTGCGCCACGTTGGCGGTGGCGAAAACATCAACAGCGTGGTGCACTGTGCAACCCGGCTTCGCTTTAAGCTTAAGGATGACAGCCTGGCCGACGCTGAGACGCTGAAAGCCAATCCCGACATTATTATGGTCGTCGAGAGTGGTGGCCAGTTTCAGGTTGTTGTTGGCAACCACGTCCATGATGTCTGGCTGGCCCTCTGCCAGGTAGCCGGCATCAGCGATGATGTCCCCAGCCGGACAGAACAATCAGACAATAAAGGTGGTTTACTGGCAAAATTTATCGATATAGTTTCGGGTATTTTTACGCCATTTCTTGGTGTGATGGCAGCCTGCGGTATCCTCAAAGGTTTTCTCGCCCTTAGTCTTGTTTGCGGCTGGATGACCGAAAACAGCGGAACCTGGCGTATTCTGTTTGCTTCCGGCGATGCATTGTTTTATTTCCTGCCCATGGTGCTCGGCTACACCGCCGGCAAAAAATTTGGTGGCAATCCCTTCTTAACTATGGTGATCGGCGGTGCCCTGATCCACCCGATGATGATTAACGCATTTCACGCGAGTGCAGATGGCGCAACTGAGACATTCCTCGGACTCCCGGTGGTGTTTATTAACTACGCCTCCTCGGTAATTCCCGTTATTTTTGCCGCCTGGTTTTGTTGCTGGCTGGAACGCCAGTGCAGCAAGGTACTGCCCTCTGCGGTAAAAAACTTCCTCACACCTCTTATCTGCCTGTCCGTCACCGTGCCATTAACCTTTCTGGTAATTGGTCCACTGGCAACGGGTCTTGGCGAACTTCTGGCGGCCGGTTTTCAGACCATTTATAAATTCGCCCCCTGGCTGGCGGGTAGCATTCTCGGTGGCCTGTGGCAGGTGTGCGTGATCTTCGGTCTGCACTGGGGACTGATCCCGTTGATGATGAATAACATGGCTGTGGTGGGCCACGATCCCATGCTGGCTATCCTGCTGCCAGCCGTATTTGGGCAGGTCGGCGCTGCTCTGGGAGTTTTCATCAAAACCCGCGATCAGCGTCTGAAAGCACTGTCCGGCTCAGCCGCTGTTGCCGGTGTCTTTGGCATCACCGAACCTGCCGTATATGGTGTAACGCTACCCTATCGTCGCCCGTTTATTTTTGGTTGCGTCGGGGGAGCCATCGGCGGCGCAATCGTCGGCTTTAGCCTGAGCCAAGTGTACTCTTTTGGGCTGGCCAGTATCTTCACTCTGGCACAAATCATTCCGACAAGCGGTTTTGATTTCACCGTCTGGGGAGCCATTATCGGTGTGGGTGTTTCATTCCTCTTCGCCTGTCTGATGACCATTGTTGCGGGCCAGCCAGCCACATCAGCAACTTCAACGCCAATTCAGGCAACCATTACCGCAACTCTCGATGAAAATATGGTACTTGCCCCCCTGAGTGGCGTCACCATTGCACTTGATGAAGTGCCAGATGCCACCTTCGCCAGTGGTCTGATGGGTTCCGGTGCAGCCATCATCCCGTCAGAAGGAAGAGTCGTTGCCCCCTTCAGTGGCGAAGTTGCCAGCCTGTTTTCAACACGCCATGCCATTGGGTTACTCAGCAACAGCGGTATTGAGATCCTGATTCACGTCGGTATTGATACCGTCAAACTTAACGGTGAACACTTCACGGCGCATGTTAAAGAGGGCGATAAGATTCACCCCGGTGAACTGCTGATTACCTTCGATCGTGAAGCCATTCTCAGTAAAGGTTTTGACCTGAGCACCCCTATCATTTTGAGCAACAGTGACGACTTTGCCGGATTGGAACACCAGCATGAAACACCGTACGTCAATGCTGGCGATCCGTTCCTGTGCGTCAAACGCTAA